One genomic segment of Micromonospora sp. WMMC415 includes these proteins:
- a CDS encoding methyltransferase domain-containing protein translates to MRDAGRTLPRNDPRQYDDLAGEWWRPDGVFAMLHWLAEARAALVPAASRPGALLVDLGCGAGLLAPHLAGKGYRHVGVDLTFSALEQAAAHGVTVVNGDAAAVPLADGCADVVAAGELLEHVPDWRRAVAEACRLLRPGGLLVLDTLNDTAVSRLIAVHIGERLPTVPRGIHDPRLFVDARALVAECARHGVELRLRGVRPQLTGLLAWLARRVRGAAGAQGPAPRIVPTWSTAVLYQGRGVRRG, encoded by the coding sequence ATGCGAGACGCGGGCCGTACCCTGCCGCGCAATGATCCGCGCCAGTACGACGACCTGGCCGGCGAGTGGTGGCGGCCGGACGGCGTGTTCGCGATGCTGCACTGGCTGGCCGAGGCCCGCGCCGCTCTCGTGCCGGCGGCGTCCCGCCCGGGTGCTCTCCTGGTCGATCTCGGCTGCGGCGCCGGGCTGCTCGCCCCGCACCTGGCGGGCAAGGGTTACCGGCACGTCGGTGTGGACCTGACCTTCTCGGCGCTGGAACAGGCGGCGGCGCACGGCGTGACCGTCGTCAACGGCGACGCCGCCGCCGTCCCGCTCGCCGACGGCTGCGCCGACGTCGTCGCCGCGGGCGAGCTGCTGGAGCACGTGCCCGACTGGCGGCGGGCGGTGGCCGAGGCCTGCCGGCTGCTCCGGCCCGGTGGCCTGCTCGTCCTGGACACCCTGAACGACACCGCGGTGAGCCGGCTGATCGCCGTCCACATCGGCGAGCGGCTGCCCACCGTGCCCCGCGGCATCCACGACCCACGCTTGTTCGTGGACGCCCGCGCGCTGGTCGCCGAGTGCGCCCGGCACGGCGTGGAGCTGCGGCTGCGTGGCGTCCGGCCGCAGCTGACCGGGCTGCTCGCCTGGCTGGCCCGGCGGGTGCGCGGCGCCGCCGGCGCGCAGGGACCGGCGCCGCGCATCGTGCCGACCTGGTCGACCGCCGTCCTCTACCAGGGCCGGGGGGTCCGAAGGGGATAG
- a CDS encoding UbiA family prenyltransferase: protein MSSRVLERVARVGTLVRASHPEPAAAVTTVAGLLAWGVGHRPAGVLAVVLTVAASQLAVGWANDALDAERDAAVGRTDKPVAAGAVSRRATARAAAVAALATPVLALATNPTAALVATAGLVSALLYDWPLKSSPLSVLPYAVSFGSLPAFVVLALPGAPAPPVWLVAAAALLGAGAHFANVLPDLTDDARTGVRGLPHRLGPAGSRAAAAGLLLAATATLVLGPPGPPSAVGLAAVAAAVVVPPVTWYGGRTAARAGGRPVAAFRAVMVIALIDVVLLVTSGRVV, encoded by the coding sequence ATGTCGTCGAGGGTGCTAGAGCGTGTCGCGCGGGTCGGGACGCTGGTCAGGGCCAGCCATCCCGAGCCGGCCGCCGCGGTCACCACGGTCGCCGGCCTGCTCGCCTGGGGGGTCGGGCACCGGCCGGCCGGCGTCCTCGCCGTCGTGCTGACGGTCGCCGCCAGCCAACTGGCCGTCGGCTGGGCCAACGACGCGCTCGACGCGGAGCGGGACGCCGCGGTGGGGCGTACCGACAAGCCGGTCGCCGCCGGCGCGGTGAGCCGGCGCGCCACGGCCCGGGCCGCCGCGGTGGCCGCGCTCGCCACGCCGGTGCTCGCGCTGGCGACGAACCCCACCGCCGCGCTGGTGGCCACCGCCGGCCTGGTCTCCGCGCTGCTCTACGACTGGCCGCTGAAGTCCTCGCCGCTGTCGGTGCTGCCCTACGCGGTCTCGTTCGGGTCGCTGCCGGCCTTCGTCGTGCTCGCGCTGCCCGGCGCGCCCGCGCCGCCGGTCTGGCTGGTCGCCGCCGCGGCACTGCTCGGCGCGGGCGCGCACTTCGCCAACGTGCTGCCCGACCTCACCGACGACGCCCGCACCGGCGTGCGCGGGCTGCCGCACCGGCTCGGACCCGCCGGCAGCCGGGCCGCCGCCGCCGGGCTGCTGCTCGCCGCGACCGCGACGCTGGTCCTCGGGCCGCCCGGGCCGCCGTCGGCGGTCGGGCTCGCCGCGGTGGCCGCCGCCGTCGTGGTGCCGCCGGTGACGTGGTACGGCGGACGGACGGCCGCCCGGGCCGGTGGCCGCCCGGTGGCGGCCTTTCGGGCGGTGATGGTGATCGCCCTCATCGACGTCGTCCTGCTGGTCACCAGCGGTCGGGTGGTCTGA
- a CDS encoding acyl-CoA dehydrogenase family protein, translating into MTLQAVEAARRLAPRFAARAAGHDRDGSFPVDDFRDLRGAGLFGLMVPRELGGLGATFAEYAAVATELARGNGATALVFNMHASVTGALGAVTEELAEALGVPEEALAARDRLLRAAAEGAWYAVAMSERGAGARLSQLSTVYEPADGGWRIKGGKTFCSGAGHADGYLVAARSAADPSVVSQFLVPAGDGLTVEETWDSLGMRATSSHDLHLDVTVPADRLLGGVEGLALVVAQLMPHWLVASYAAVYVGVARAAVDAAAEHLNARNLAGLPAVRARLGRADAAVAAADLVVAEAARRVDEAPGDAETNRWVWRAKLLAGTTAADVAASVLEAAGTSATRRGHPLERLYRDARCGSLHPATSDVCADWLGIAALGGDPDRDGSAPRW; encoded by the coding sequence ATGACGCTGCAGGCTGTGGAGGCGGCCCGACGGTTGGCGCCGCGGTTCGCCGCCCGGGCGGCCGGGCACGACCGGGACGGCTCGTTCCCGGTCGACGACTTCCGGGACCTGCGGGGGGCGGGCCTGTTCGGCCTGATGGTCCCCCGCGAGCTGGGCGGCCTCGGCGCCACCTTCGCCGAGTACGCGGCCGTCGCCACCGAACTGGCACGGGGCAACGGCGCGACCGCCCTGGTGTTCAACATGCACGCCTCGGTCACCGGCGCGCTGGGCGCGGTCACCGAGGAACTGGCCGAGGCGCTCGGCGTGCCCGAGGAGGCGCTGGCGGCGCGGGACCGGCTGCTGCGCGCGGCGGCCGAGGGCGCCTGGTACGCGGTCGCGATGAGCGAGCGCGGCGCGGGCGCCCGGCTCTCGCAGCTCAGCACCGTCTACGAGCCGGCCGACGGGGGTTGGCGCATCAAGGGCGGCAAGACGTTCTGCTCGGGGGCCGGGCACGCCGACGGCTACCTGGTGGCGGCCCGCAGCGCCGCGGACCCGTCGGTGGTCTCCCAGTTCCTGGTGCCGGCCGGCGACGGGCTGACCGTCGAGGAGACGTGGGATTCGCTCGGTATGCGGGCCACCTCCTCGCACGACCTGCACCTGGACGTCACGGTCCCGGCCGACCGGTTGCTCGGCGGCGTGGAGGGGCTGGCCCTGGTCGTCGCGCAGCTGATGCCGCACTGGCTGGTCGCGAGCTACGCCGCTGTGTACGTGGGGGTCGCCCGCGCGGCGGTCGACGCTGCCGCCGAACACCTGAACGCCCGCAACCTCGCCGGCCTGCCGGCGGTCCGGGCCCGGCTGGGCCGGGCCGACGCGGCGGTCGCGGCGGCCGACCTGGTGGTCGCCGAGGCGGCCCGCCGCGTCGACGAGGCACCCGGCGACGCGGAGACCAACCGCTGGGTGTGGCGGGCCAAGCTGCTGGCCGGCACCACGGCCGCCGACGTGGCGGCCTCGGTGCTGGAGGCGGCCGGGACGTCGGCCACCCGCCGGGGGCATCCGCTGGAGCGGCTGTACCGGGACGCGCGCTGCGGCTCGCTGCATCCCGCGACGTCCGACGTCTGCGCGGACTGGCTCGGCATCGCGGCGCTGGGCGGCGACCCGGACCGTGACGGGTCGGCCCCTCGTTGGTGA
- the radA gene encoding DNA repair protein RadA, giving the protein MTTSRSTSPRAGATGGRGRAGAREPRPAYECDACGHQPPKWVGRCPECGEWGSVVECTLTGPTVSGRVVSSRMPAEPARPIATISAAPARARPTGVSELDRVLGGGLVPGAVVLLAGEPGVGKSTLLLDVAQQWAAGGGSPSLVVSGEESVSQVRLRAERMGTLHDQLYLAAESDLAAVLGHLDAVKPGLLVLDSVQTISTTGTEGVPGGVTQVRAVTAALVAVAKERGIATVLVGHVTKDGQVAGPRVLEHLVDVVLHFEGDKHSSLRMVRGVKNRFGAADEVGCFEMHEGGISSLADPSGLFLTRYSEPVPGTCVTVAMEGRRALVTEVQALIGATVAGSPRRTVSGLDSARLAMVLAVLQRRTERLTLHDREVFAATVGGIRVVEPAADLAVALAVASGGLNLAIAPHLVAIGEVGLTGEVRRVGAVPRRLAEAARLGFRLALVPPGCGPDSTGVRAEQMRVIEVTDVRAALQAVARASAE; this is encoded by the coding sequence GTGACCACCTCACGATCCACCTCCCCGCGCGCCGGGGCGACGGGCGGGCGCGGCCGTGCCGGCGCACGCGAGCCCCGCCCGGCGTACGAGTGCGACGCCTGCGGCCACCAGCCACCCAAGTGGGTCGGGCGCTGCCCGGAGTGCGGCGAGTGGGGCTCGGTGGTCGAGTGCACCCTCACCGGCCCGACCGTCTCCGGCCGGGTGGTGAGCTCCCGGATGCCGGCCGAGCCGGCCCGGCCCATCGCCACCATCAGCGCGGCGCCGGCCCGGGCCCGGCCCACCGGCGTCAGCGAGCTCGACCGGGTGCTCGGCGGCGGTCTGGTCCCCGGCGCCGTGGTGCTGCTCGCCGGGGAGCCCGGCGTCGGCAAGTCCACGCTGCTGCTCGACGTGGCCCAGCAGTGGGCGGCCGGCGGCGGCAGCCCTTCGCTGGTGGTCAGCGGTGAGGAGTCGGTCAGCCAGGTCCGGCTGCGGGCCGAGCGCATGGGCACGCTGCACGACCAGCTCTACCTTGCCGCCGAGAGCGACCTCGCGGCGGTCCTCGGCCACCTCGACGCGGTCAAGCCGGGCCTGCTGGTGCTCGACTCGGTGCAGACCATCTCCACCACCGGCACCGAGGGCGTGCCGGGCGGGGTGACCCAGGTCCGCGCCGTCACCGCGGCGCTGGTCGCGGTCGCGAAGGAGCGCGGCATCGCCACCGTGCTGGTGGGCCACGTCACCAAGGACGGCCAGGTCGCCGGCCCCCGCGTGCTGGAGCATCTGGTCGACGTGGTGCTGCACTTCGAGGGCGACAAGCACTCGTCGCTGCGCATGGTGCGCGGCGTGAAGAACCGGTTCGGCGCGGCCGACGAGGTCGGCTGCTTCGAGATGCACGAGGGCGGCATCAGCAGCCTCGCCGACCCGTCCGGGCTGTTCCTGACCCGCTACTCGGAGCCGGTGCCGGGCACCTGCGTGACGGTGGCGATGGAGGGGCGGCGGGCCCTGGTCACCGAGGTGCAGGCGTTGATCGGGGCGACGGTGGCGGGCTCGCCGAGGCGTACGGTCTCGGGGCTCGACTCGGCCCGGCTCGCCATGGTGCTGGCCGTCCTCCAGCGACGCACCGAGCGGCTGACCCTGCACGACCGGGAGGTCTTCGCGGCGACCGTCGGCGGCATCCGGGTGGTCGAGCCCGCCGCCGACCTGGCCGTCGCCCTGGCCGTCGCCTCCGGCGGGCTGAACCTGGCCATCGCCCCGCACCTGGTGGCGATCGGCGAGGTCGGGCTCACCGGCGAGGTACGGCGGGTCGGCGCGGTGCCGCGCCGGCTGGCCGAGGCGGCCCGGCTCGGTTTCCGTCTGGCGCTCGTGCCGCCCGGCTGCGGTCCGGACAGCACGGGCGTCCGGGCCGAGCAGATGCGCGTGATCGAGGTCACCGATGTCCGGGCGGCCCTCCAGGCCGTCGCGCGGGCGTCCGCGGAGTGA
- the disA gene encoding DNA integrity scanning diadenylate cyclase DisA, producing the protein MPIDRDTTKPAGATPHARTGAVGSPARPISVNVTGGAAAGDPLRANLALMAPGTALRDGLERILRGRTGALIVLGYDKVVESLCTGGFPLDVEFSATRVRELCKMDGAVVLSSDGTRIVRAAVHLMPDPSIPTEESGTRHRTAERVARQTGYPVISVSQSMRIISLYVNGQRHVLDDSAAILSRANQALATLERYKLRLDEVSGTLSALEIEDLVTVRDAVAVVQRLEMVRRIADEIAGYVVELGTDGRLLALQLDELMAGVDADRTLVIRDYLPAGRKSRTLDEALVELDLLSATELIDLVAVAKAIGYPAASDALDAAVSPRGFRLLAKVPRLPVAIVDRLVLHFGSLQRLLGATVEDLQAVDGVGDARARGVREGLSRLAEASILERYV; encoded by the coding sequence GTGCCGATCGACCGCGACACCACCAAGCCTGCCGGCGCGACCCCCCACGCCCGCACCGGCGCCGTGGGTTCGCCCGCCCGTCCGATCAGCGTCAACGTGACCGGCGGCGCCGCCGCCGGCGACCCGCTGCGCGCCAACCTCGCCCTGATGGCGCCGGGCACCGCCCTGCGCGACGGTCTGGAGCGGATCCTGCGCGGCCGCACCGGCGCCCTGATCGTCCTCGGGTACGACAAGGTCGTCGAGAGCCTGTGCACCGGCGGCTTCCCGCTCGACGTGGAGTTCTCCGCCACCCGGGTCCGGGAGCTGTGCAAGATGGACGGCGCGGTGGTGCTCTCCAGCGACGGCACCCGGATCGTCCGGGCGGCGGTGCACCTGATGCCCGACCCGTCCATCCCCACCGAGGAGTCCGGCACCCGCCACCGCACGGCCGAGCGGGTGGCCCGCCAGACCGGGTACCCGGTCATCTCGGTGAGCCAGTCCATGCGGATCATCAGCCTCTACGTCAACGGCCAGCGGCACGTGCTGGACGACTCGGCCGCGATCCTCTCCCGGGCCAACCAGGCCCTCGCCACCCTCGAGCGGTACAAGCTGCGCCTGGACGAGGTCTCCGGCACGCTCTCCGCGCTGGAGATCGAGGATCTGGTGACGGTCCGGGACGCGGTCGCCGTCGTGCAGCGGCTGGAGATGGTCCGCCGGATCGCCGACGAGATCGCCGGCTACGTGGTCGAGCTCGGCACCGACGGCCGGCTCCTCGCCCTCCAGCTCGACGAGCTGATGGCGGGCGTCGACGCGGACAGAACGCTGGTCATCCGGGACTACCTGCCCGCCGGGCGCAAGTCCCGCACCCTCGACGAGGCGCTGGTCGAGCTCGACCTGCTCAGCGCCACCGAGCTGATCGACCTGGTCGCGGTCGCCAAGGCGATCGGCTACCCGGCCGCCTCCGACGCGCTGGACGCCGCCGTCAGCCCCCGGGGTTTCCGGCTGCTGGCCAAGGTGCCACGGCTGCCGGTGGCGATCGTCGACCGGCTGGTGCTGCACTTCGGCAGCCTTCAGCGACTGCTCGGCGCCACCGTGGAGGACCTGCAGGCCGTCGACGGCGTCGGGGACGCCCGGGCCCGGGGCGTCCGGGAGGGGCTCTCCCGGCTCGCCGAGGCCTCGATCCTGGAGCGCTACGTCTGA